In Jaculus jaculus isolate mJacJac1 chromosome 11, mJacJac1.mat.Y.cur, whole genome shotgun sequence, the following proteins share a genomic window:
- the Nagpa gene encoding N-acetylglucosamine-1-phosphodiester alpha-N-acetylglucosaminidase, with amino-acid sequence MAAPSGRGLLLLLPLLGFVGAASGSHGSGASRDDDLLPPYPRARARPARDCARARAGPREHESWPGAAAAPGAARVAVRAFVSHFAGRAVSGHLTRAAEPLRSFSVLEPGGDGGCARRRRATVQDTAAAARCRVAQNGGFFRVSTGECLGNVVSDGRRVSSSGGLQNAQFGIRRDGTLVTGYLSEEEVLDSENPFVQLLSGVVWLIRNGSIYINESQATECDETQETGSFSRFVNVISARTAVGHDRQGQLVLFHADGQTEQRGVNLWEMAQFLLQQDVVNAINLDGGGSATFVLNGTLASYPSDHCQDNMWRCPRHVSTVVCVHEPRCQPPNCSGHGTCVDGRCECTGHFWRGAACSELDCGPSNCSQHGICTDTGCHCDAGWMGSNCSEECPLGWYGPGCQRPCQCEHQCPCDPQTGNCSVSQVKQCLRPAEATPREELSFFTRTTWLALTLVLVFLLLFSAMANVSLLLGSRADRNRHLDGEYVYHPLQEINGELLASEKEQSGDTHDPFKD; translated from the exons ATGGCGGCGCCCAGCGGGCGCGGGCTTCTcttgctgctgccgctgctcgGCTTCGTCGGGGCGGCGTCCGGCAGCCACGGCTCGGG GGCGTCCCGCGACGACGACCTGCTGCCGCCGTacccccgcgcgcgcgcgcgcccggcCCGGGACTGCGCCCGAGCGCGCGCCGGCCCGCGCGAGCACGAGAGCTGGCCCGGCGCCGCCGCGGCCCCCGGCGCCGCCCGCGTGGCCGTGCGCGCCTTCGTGTCGCACTTCGCGGGCCGCGCCGTGTCGGGACACCTGACCCGCGCCGCCGAGCCCCTGCGCTCCTTCTCCGTGCTGGAGCCCGGCGGAGACGGCGGCTGCGCGCGGAGGCGCCGCGCCACCGTGCAGGACACCGCGGCGGCCGCGCGCTGCCGCGTCGCCCAGAACGGCGGCTTCTTCCGCGTGAGCACCGGCGAGTGCCTGGGGAACGTCGTGAGCGACGGCCGGAGGGTGAGCAGCTCCGGGGGGCTGCAGAACGCGCAGTTCGGGATCCGCCGCGACGGGACCCTGGTCACCGG GTACCTGTCAGAGGAGGAAGTTCTGGACTCTGAGAATCCGTTCGTGCAGCTTCTCAGCGGGGTCGTGTGGCTGATCCGCAATGGAAGCATCTACATCAATGAGAGCCAGGCCACCGAGTGCGATGAGACACAAGAGACAG GTTCCTTCAGCAGATTCGTGAACGTGATATCAGCCAGGACAGCTGTGGGTCATGACCGTCAGGGACAGCTGGTGCTCTTCCATGCAGATGGCCAGACAGAGCAGCGTGG CGTTAACCTGTGGGAGATGGCACAGTTCCTGCTGCAACAGGACGTGGTCAATGCCATCAACCTGGATGGGGGCGGCTCCGCCACCTTCGTGCTCAATGGAACCTTGGCTAGTTACCCATCAGATCACTG CCAGGACAACATGTGGCGCTGTCCCCGCCACGTGTCCACTGTGGTCTGTGTGCACGAGCCCCGCTGCCAGCCACCCAACTGTAGCGGCCATGGGACCTGTGTGGACGGCCGCTGTGAATGCACGGGGCACTTCTGGCGGGGCGCGGCCTGCAGTGAACTGGACTGTGGCCCCTCTAACTGCAGCCAGCACGGGATATGCACAGACA CTGGCTGTCACTGTGACGCTGGGTGGATGGGATCCAACTGCAGTGAAG AGTGCCCCCTTGGCTGGTATGGGCCAGGCTGCCAGAGACCTTGCCAGTGTGAGCACCAGTGTCCTTGCGACCCCCAGACTGGCAACTGCAGTGTTTCCCAAG TGAAGCAGTGTCTCCGGCCAGCTGAGGCCACGCCAAGGGAAGAATTGTCTTTCTTCACCAG GACCACTTGGCTGGCCCTCACCCTGGTACTGGTTTTCCTGCTGCTCTTCAGTGCTATGGCCAACGTGTCCCTGCTCCTGGGCTCCCGGGCAGACAGGAACCGGCACCTGGACGGGGAGTACGTGTACCACCCGCTGCAGGAGATAAATGGGGAGCTCCTGGCCTCTGAGAAGGAGCAGTCAGGGGATACGCATGACCCCTTCAAGGACTGA